From the Halococcus hamelinensis 100A6 genome, the window GATCTGGGTCTGTGAGGCACCGGTCGAGACCTGGACCTCGGTCCCGCCGGTGAAGTCGATGCCGGGGGTCACCGGCGCGCCGGTGGCGAGGAACCAGCCGCCGAGAACACAGAGCGCGAGAACGAGCACCGCCAGCGGAATCGCGGCGAGCTGGCGGTCGGTGTACCGGGTGTAATCGAGGTCCGGTACGTCGAACGCGACCATGCCGTGCGGTGTGCGACGGCTTCGAATAAACTTTCTTATGTCGCGCTCGCCGAGGAGCGCGCCTTCGATCGGTTCAGCGGCGTCGAAGCGCCACCAGTCCGGCCGCGACGACCGCGATCGCCGCCGGCAACGCGCCGAACCCGGGTCCATCCTCCGTCGTGGTTTCGGTTCCGCCGACGACCGCCCCGTCGCTCCCGTTCGTCGCCGTCGACGCGCCGGTCGCCGACGTGGTCGTCTCGGTAGCGGTCGGTGACGGGGTAGCGGTTGCGGTCGTCGTCGGCGTCACGGTGGCGGTCGGTGTCATCGTTGCGGTCGGTGTCGCCGTCGCCGTTCGTGTCGCCGTTTCGGTGCGCGTTGCGGTCGGTGTCGCCGTCTGCGTCGCGGTCGGTGTCGCTGTCGCGGTCGGTGTCGCCGTCCGAGTCACGGGTTCGCCGTTTGCGACCTCACCGAACGAACCCGGACCGACCTCGCGACCGTCGAGGTAGACCCTCGCGTCGCCGTCGAGTCGGAAGCCAGTGATGTTGCCACGAACGAGATAGGCGTCGCCGCCACCGCCGAGGCGACCATCGACCCGACCGTCCGAGACCGTGTCGACGTCGGTGTCGATCGTCACCGCGTCGTCGTCGATGGGCGCGCCGTGGCTCTCACCGCTGCGCTCGACGGTTCCATCGTGGGTGAACGCGTAGGTGACTTTGTCCTCCGCCGACCCGCCGACGATGACCAGCGAGCTGGCTTCCTCCATTCGATCCGACCCGCTTACCGAGACGTTCAGACTGTAGGGAACGAAGCCACCGACCGCTTCCGGGTCGTACTCGGGAACCGGTCGCACGCTGACGTAGTACGTCCGGCTCGCTTCGACGGTCGTGTTCGCGACTGCGACGGTTTTCGATTCCACCCCCGTCTTCCGGGTCTCGTTGCTCCGGAACGGACCGCTTTCGGACGCATCACCGGCATAGTCGACGTTGTACGTCCGACTGACCCGCTCGCCCTCACCATCGAGAACGTCGACGACGAGATTCCCCGGGTTGTCCGTCGGCAGGTCCCCGAGTTCGACGGTGGCGGTGACCTCGCCGTCGGTGGTGGGTTCGACGGCGAAGCGATCGGTGTCGTTGCCCGTGATGGTCCCGTCGACCGGGCCGTCGTCGATCGCGAGCGCACTGTCGGCATCGTCGTTCGGCTCGAACGGGTCCGGGTCCGCGATCCCGATGCCGAAGTCGTACCAGTTACTGCCCTCGATACCACCGCTCCCGTTGACCTTGAAGTAGTAGGTCCCGGTCTCCTCGAGCGTGGTTCCGGTCGTGAAGACGTCCCCGATCCCGGAGCCGGCCGTCGCGACGACCGCCCCGCTCGGACCGTAGAGCGTTCCCTCCGCTGGCGTCATGTCGTAGCGCCCCGATGGGAGGCGACCGGTCCCCTGCGAATAGATGTTTATCGACTGGCCCTCCGTGGCGTCGAACGAGTAGAAGTCCACGTCGGGGTCGGTGACGTTTCCCTCGCCGCCGGCGTCTGGTTGATGCTGCCGGAGATCGTCCCTCCGACGACCCCCTCGTTCCGTCCGGGGATGAGGTCCGTAAGCGGCGTCGCCGTCGAACGGTCGTCGTTGGGTTCGCTGTCGTTGGTCACGCCGTTCCAATCGGTCTGTTGGGCGGCCACCGACCCCAGTTCGTGACTCGGTCGCTGGTCGGGTCCGGCCGCCTGGACGACGCCACCACCGTAGCCCACGCTCGCGACCACCACGATCACCAGGGCGACCTGTAGACTTCGCCGCACGAAAGCGCTCGGAATCCCCATTTCTCTCTCGTCGGTCACGTCATCCTGGCATAAGCTTTCAGGTCCGCCTCCGCCGGTTCAGGGCAGATATCGAACCGAAACCACGCCCGCCTCGGCGTCGCTGCGCACCTCCACGCGGTTCACACCGAGTCGGGCCGCCCGGACCAGCGTCGCCTCGTCGTCGAGCACGTCGGTCACCGCGTCCGCGACCCGTTCCGGGGGAAGCGTGAGCACGTGGATCTCGCCGATACCGGCGCGTTCGCGGGTCGTCACGTCGCCCTCGTCCCCCTCGGTTGCGAGTTCGCGTTCCTGGCTCGTCGGCGGCTCCTCGCTCTCGCCGGTCGTCAGCGGTCGTCGCTCCTCGATATCCACGAGCTCCCACGTGACGCCGAGTTCGTCGTTCGCGACCGTGGCGTCGAGGGCGTCGTTCGCGTCGAGGCCGGGGTTCCCGTCGAGCGTGTGGACCTGGCCGTCGTCGGCGTCCTTCAACACCGCCGACGCCGCGTCGGCGTGGGTCACGAGGAACGTGCTCTGCTTTTCCATGTACGGGGTCCGCGCTCGGCGGGATTGGGTCTTTCAGTTCGAGCTACCGCGCGAGCCGGTGGACGAGCCAGATCAGGACGGCGGCGAGGATCGGGGGGACCAACCCCGCGAGGCTCGGGAGCGCGTAGAGCGCCTCGACGAGGGGTGCAAGCACACCGGTCACGGCTTCCTGGTTTGCGACCGGTACCGCGATGACGAGGCCGACGTAGAGCGACGCGAGGAAGCCGAACCCCGCGAACCCCAGCCACGCGTCGTAGCGCTTTCGGTCGCCCACCCTGCGGTGGCGGCGCGCGACGAGCAACACCGGCGCGAGGAGCGGGCCGACGAGGAACAGCGCGACCACCACGTAGAACGCGCGCGAGAGCGTCAGCGACCCGCCGCGTGCGCCCGCGGTCGCGCCGAACAGCGTGACGAGCGCGAGGGTCATGAAGACGGCCACGAGCACCGCCGCGACCACGCCGAGGACCGCGTAGCTCCTGAAGACCCGCGACCGGCTCGACCGGAACGCGTAGGGGATCGCACCCAGCAACCCGTCGTAGGTCCTCTCGGACGCGTCCGCTCGGGGGCTCCCGTCCGTCGTGCCGCCGT encodes:
- a CDS encoding DUF5812 family protein; amino-acid sequence: MEKQSTFLVTHADAASAVLKDADDGQVHTLDGNPGLDANDALDATVANDELGVTWELVDIEERRPLTTGESEEPPTSQERELATEGDEGDVTTRERAGIGEIHVLTLPPERVADAVTDVLDDEATLVRAARLGVNRVEVRSDAEAGVVSVRYLP